One Tachypleus tridentatus isolate NWPU-2018 chromosome 3, ASM421037v1, whole genome shotgun sequence DNA window includes the following coding sequences:
- the LOC143247885 gene encoding uncharacterized protein LOC143247885, with product FFVITSLYLSIISFIFFFYNITSLHLLSLYFFFSNFITSLYLSLDIFLLL from the exons ttttttgttataacTTCACTTTATCTTtctattatatcttttattttctttttttataac aTAACTTCACTTCATcttctttcattatatttttttttctctaattttataacTTCACTTTATCTTTCATTAGATATTTTCCTACTCTTATAA